A region of the Chloroflexota bacterium genome:
AAAGGGCGACGAAACTTGCGCCGAATCCGTAACCGACGATCAGGTACGGGGTCGTCTGGGGATCGTCCAGGCCCCCGTAGACCAGGTAAAGCACGTAGACGCCGAGCAGGCTCAGGCTGGTAACCGTGAACCCGGTTACCGCTCCGCCACGCAGGCCGATCCGCAGCGCCTCGCCGAGCGAACGGGTCGCGGCGGAAGCCGTTCGGACGTTGGACTTGACCGCCGTGATCAACCCGATGATGCCGGCGATTGCTGACATCGCGGCGCCGATCACGAACGCCACCCCGGTCCGCCAAGCGATGTCGAATCCTTCGATCTTGCCGCCGCCGGGAGTGTCCTCGCTGCCGAAGATTCCGACAATTCCGGACACCACTACCGCCACCAGGATTGCCAGCAGGGCGATCGTTCGATACTGGCGCCGGATAAACGCCATCGCGCCTTCGTAGATGTACCCGCCGACTTCGCGCATCCGCTCGTCGCCGGTATCGGACTTGAGGACGTCGATGGCCAGATAGGCGGAGAAAAACAGCGCCAGGACGGCGACGGCGGGTATGAACCAGAGGGCGAAATCTTCCAAGGCGAGTTATCCCTGACGGCGATTAGGGGGCAAAGAAACGCCCGGCCGGGGCCGGGCATGGGAAGAACCTTTTTTGGGGCAGACCCATTATCGGCAACTCGCGGCCGCGCCGGGCCGCGGACTCTGCGTCAGCAGGCGTGACAGATCGCCGAAAGTTCGCCGAGCAACCGTTCGATTTCGGAGACCTTGCCGACGGTAATGCGAAGCGCGTTCTCGGCGCCCCGAACGTGGCCGAGGTGGCGAACCAGGATTTTTCGGGCGGCCAGTTGCTCGAGCAGCCAGGGAGCGCTATGGGGGCCGCAGTCGACGAGCACGAAATTTGCCTGCGACGGGTGCGGTTCAAGCCCCGGTATCAAGGAAAGTCCGGCGATCAAACGGGACCGGCGGGATCGTACCGATTCCCACATCGCTTCGGCCCAGTCACGGTCGCGCAGCGCCGCCTGGGCCGCCGCCTGGGCCGCCGCCGAGATGTTGTAGGCATCTTTTATGGCCAGCAAGGTCTGGCACAGTTCGGCCGGGCCCAGCAGGTAGCCGACCCGCGCACCGGCCAGCCCGTAGGCCTTGGAAAACGTCCGCGCAATCGCCAGATTGGGGAATTCGCCCAAAAGGCCGAGCGCGTTCGATTCCGCGAATTCGGCGTAGGCCTCGTCCACGACAACCAGGTTGTGTCCGCTGGCGCAGATGCGCGCGATCTGCCGGGCCGGATAAGACGTTCCGGCAGGATTGTTGGGGCTGGTGATGAACGTGATCGCCGGGCGCGCGGCGCACATTGATTCAAGGTCCAGGGCGAAGTCGTCGAGGCACGCAATCGCCCGATAGCTGGCGCCCTGGGCGGCGGCCAGCACCGGGTACAGCGAATAGGCAGGATCGGGGGCCAGGACCTCGGCGCCGGGATCGCAAACTGCCCGGAGCAGCAGACTCAGAATCTCGTCGGACCCGTTGCCGACGACGACGCGGTCAGGTGTCAGCCCGTAATGGCTGGCCAAATCGCGGCGCAGGGGCATTGCGGTCGGATCCGGATAGCGGAACAATCCCTCGGGACCAAGCGCGTTCAAGGCCGCCAACGCGCCGGGCGGGCATTCGCTGGCCTCGTTGGTATTTAGCTTGATCCAATTCCCGTCCTCCGGCTGCTTGCCGGGGACGTAGGGGGCGAACGTTGCTAAATCGGTTCGAATCCGAACCATTAAGTGCAATTCCTCGCATCAGCGGCAGATGAATCTGGCCCGCAGATTCTCGTATGCGGAGTCGGCAAACTTGCCGCGGCCAATAACATTGAATGTCGGCATGGGGAGGCGCCGGCAGCCCTGCTATCGGTATTCCACAAGTTCGGTGCGATGTCCTTCCTGACCGCCAACAATCGCCCGCGCGGAGTCGCAAGAGTCCTTTTCTGCGCCGACGTGAGGCTGGGCGACGCACCGCTCTGGCTGCCCTCCAAACAGCGTCAATCCGCGTTGCTCGAG
Encoded here:
- the hisC gene encoding histidinol-phosphate transaminase, with amino-acid sequence MVRIRTDLATFAPYVPGKQPEDGNWIKLNTNEASECPPGALAALNALGPEGLFRYPDPTAMPLRRDLASHYGLTPDRVVVGNGSDEILSLLLRAVCDPGAEVLAPDPAYSLYPVLAAAQGASYRAIACLDDFALDLESMCAARPAITFITSPNNPAGTSYPARQIARICASGHNLVVVDEAYAEFAESNALGLLGEFPNLAIARTFSKAYGLAGARVGYLLGPAELCQTLLAIKDAYNISAAAQAAAQAALRDRDWAEAMWESVRSRRSRLIAGLSLIPGLEPHPSQANFVLVDCGPHSAPWLLEQLAARKILVRHLGHVRGAENALRITVGKVSEIERLLGELSAICHAC